A DNA window from Pseudomonas resinovorans NBRC 106553 contains the following coding sequences:
- a CDS encoding LuxR C-terminal-related transcriptional regulator: protein MTVLTSSRSLTPAAPMADPRFFRPPRPAGHVPRPRLCERLAAGLDGRLLMLSAPAGFGKSSLAIEFCESLPDGWQSLWLSLSRRDSDPGRFLERLLDGLRQFYPGLGDEAMGHLKMRQRHQPFAFEQWLDGLLDEIIDRTDAGQPLLLVLDDYHLAQNAVLDRCLQFLLNHLPDGWVLLLTSRQRPDWHLARLRLSRHLLELNEQDLRLTEDECQALLSSQGAKLEGDDLEGLLQRSEGWVAGLRLWLLAGQDGSGVESAHGDESLIREYLLEEVIERQPPEVQAFLYETARFERFCAELCDAVRESHDSAAILRHLQAHQVFLVPLDEQGQWFRYHHLFSDLLRARGAPSLAPSGMHLRACRWFTARGLLDEAVEQALRAGQPDVAASLVQNLSEEQLLANQNIAMLLRWKMDLPDSLLSSTPRLIVLYSLALGLACQLDAAEELAGNLARFLPAPDAAQQRSLLVQWQAISGLIARGRGDIRRAEHFCSEALDALAPENYGQRHLCLSLLGNIALVRGDFWRVRNFNREALEMAQRGANPLFEALVHYDRARVLQARGELLRSQAEVQQGLERLRGVEIPRACVARARLMLYQGYLQSVRMQPQAARVSLQAGIAEARACRDISLLIGHCVLAGLEGREGRFAAAFAQLAEAERLMHIWDVPPIYYLAMITLAKCDLWLAQGQIELADAWLPRLAETYAGEGAAAAPEFHPQLPLYIELQLAALARAQGQQAEAERCLRALLQKTEEQGSLHVALMARLQLVQLLRGTREREAIALLDQALESLPGGALLPYRELLQAQPQWLREQLATRAPESVSGLLELLPGAEAVLPPDTGSAEALSSRELAVLQLIAQGCSNQEISERLFISLHTVKSHARHINSKLGVERRTQAVARAKALGLLR from the coding sequence ATGACCGTCCTGACCAGTTCGCGATCCCTCACACCCGCCGCACCGATGGCGGATCCACGCTTCTTCCGCCCGCCGCGGCCCGCCGGCCATGTCCCGCGCCCGCGTCTCTGCGAGCGGCTTGCCGCCGGCCTGGATGGCCGCCTGCTGATGCTCAGCGCACCGGCCGGTTTCGGCAAAAGCTCCCTGGCCATCGAATTCTGCGAAAGCCTGCCGGACGGCTGGCAGAGCCTGTGGCTCAGCCTGAGCCGCCGCGATAGCGACCCTGGACGCTTCCTCGAACGCCTGCTGGACGGCCTGCGGCAGTTCTACCCGGGCCTGGGCGACGAGGCCATGGGGCACCTGAAGATGCGCCAACGCCACCAACCGTTCGCGTTCGAGCAATGGCTGGACGGCCTGCTCGACGAAATCATCGATCGAACCGACGCCGGCCAGCCGCTGCTGCTGGTGCTGGACGACTACCACCTGGCGCAGAACGCGGTGCTCGACCGCTGCCTGCAGTTCCTCCTCAATCACCTGCCCGATGGCTGGGTGCTGCTGCTCACCAGCCGCCAGCGGCCCGACTGGCACCTGGCACGGCTGCGCCTGTCGCGGCACCTGCTGGAACTCAACGAGCAGGACCTGCGCCTGACCGAAGACGAATGCCAGGCGCTGCTCAGCAGCCAGGGCGCCAAGCTCGAGGGCGACGACCTGGAAGGCCTGTTGCAGCGCAGCGAGGGCTGGGTAGCCGGCCTGCGCCTGTGGCTGTTGGCCGGGCAGGACGGCAGCGGCGTCGAGTCGGCCCATGGCGACGAAAGCCTGATCCGCGAATACCTGCTGGAGGAAGTGATCGAGCGCCAGCCGCCCGAGGTCCAGGCCTTCCTCTACGAGACCGCCCGCTTCGAGCGCTTCTGCGCCGAGCTGTGCGATGCCGTGCGCGAGAGCCACGACAGCGCCGCCATCCTGCGTCACCTGCAGGCCCACCAGGTGTTCCTGGTACCCCTCGACGAACAGGGCCAGTGGTTCCGCTATCACCACCTGTTCTCCGACCTGCTGCGTGCCCGTGGCGCCCCCAGCCTGGCGCCATCGGGCATGCACCTGCGTGCCTGCCGTTGGTTCACCGCGCGCGGCTTGCTGGACGAGGCGGTGGAGCAGGCCCTGCGCGCCGGCCAGCCCGATGTGGCGGCCTCGCTGGTGCAGAACCTCTCCGAGGAGCAACTGCTGGCCAACCAGAACATCGCCATGCTGCTGCGCTGGAAGATGGACCTGCCCGACAGCCTGCTGTCCAGCACGCCACGCCTGATCGTGCTCTACAGCCTGGCCCTGGGCCTGGCCTGCCAGCTGGACGCGGCGGAAGAACTGGCCGGCAACCTGGCGCGCTTCCTGCCCGCTCCCGATGCCGCGCAGCAACGCAGCCTGCTGGTGCAGTGGCAGGCCATCAGCGGCCTGATCGCCCGAGGTCGCGGCGATATCCGCCGCGCCGAACATTTCTGTAGCGAGGCCCTGGACGCCCTGGCGCCGGAAAACTACGGCCAGCGCCACCTGTGCCTGTCCCTGCTGGGAAACATCGCCCTGGTGCGCGGCGATTTCTGGCGTGTCCGCAACTTCAACCGCGAGGCCCTGGAAATGGCCCAGCGCGGGGCCAATCCGCTGTTCGAGGCGCTGGTCCACTACGACCGCGCGCGGGTCTTGCAAGCTCGCGGCGAGCTGCTGCGCTCCCAGGCGGAAGTGCAGCAGGGCCTGGAGCGCCTGCGGGGCGTGGAGATACCCCGCGCCTGCGTCGCGCGGGCACGGCTGATGCTCTACCAGGGCTACCTGCAGAGCGTGCGCATGCAGCCCCAGGCGGCGCGCGTCAGCCTCCAGGCGGGGATCGCCGAGGCGCGTGCCTGCCGGGATATCAGCCTGCTCATCGGCCATTGCGTCCTGGCCGGGCTGGAAGGCCGGGAAGGGCGCTTCGCAGCCGCCTTCGCGCAACTGGCCGAGGCCGAGCGCCTGATGCATATCTGGGACGTGCCGCCGATCTACTACCTGGCCATGATCACCCTGGCCAAGTGCGACCTGTGGCTGGCCCAGGGGCAAATCGAACTGGCCGATGCCTGGCTGCCGCGCCTGGCGGAAACCTACGCCGGCGAAGGCGCCGCCGCCGCCCCCGAGTTCCATCCGCAGCTGCCGCTCTACATCGAGCTGCAACTGGCCGCCCTGGCCCGCGCCCAGGGCCAGCAGGCGGAAGCCGAGCGCTGCCTGCGCGCGCTGCTGCAGAAAACCGAGGAACAAGGCTCCCTGCATGTGGCGCTGATGGCGCGGCTGCAGCTGGTGCAACTGCTGCGCGGCACACGCGAGCGCGAGGCCATCGCCCTGCTGGACCAGGCGCTGGAGTCCCTGCCGGGTGGCGCGTTGCTGCCCTACCGCGAGCTGCTGCAAGCGCAGCCGCAGTGGCTGCGCGAACAACTGGCGACCCGTGCGCCGGAGTCGGTGAGCGGGCTGCTCGAGCTGCTGCCCGGGGCCGAAGCGGTGTTGCCACCGGATACCGGCAGCGCCGAGGCCCTGAGCTCGCGGGAACTGGCGGTGTTGCAACTGATCGCCCAGGGCTGCTCCAACCAGGAGATCAGCGAGCGGCTGTTCATCTCCCTGCACACCGTGAAGAGCCACGCCCGCCACATCAACAGCAAGCTCGGCGTGGAGCGGCGCACCCAGGCGGTGGCCCGGGCCAAGGCCCTCGGCCTGCTGCGCTGA
- a CDS encoding DUF1329 domain-containing protein — protein sequence MKITKSLLQTGVLALSLLATSVMAAVSAEEAAKLGTTLTPLGAEMAGNADGTIPAWTGGLPKNAGTVDARGFLSNPFANEKPLFTITAQNVDQYKDKLTPGQVAMFKRYPDSYKMPVYTTHRSATVPDKVIEATKFNATNTKLVEGGNGLENFRTANPFPIPKDGLEAIWNHITRYRGGSVRRLVTQATPQPNGSFSLVYFQDEFTFRDQLKGYDPSKESNVLFYFKQRVTAPSRLAGNVLLVHETLNQVKEPRLAWLYNAGQRRVRRAPQVSYDGPGTAADGLRTSDNFDMYNGAPDRYDWKLEGKKEIYIPYNSYALDDPSLKYKDIIKAGHINQDLTRYELHRVWHVVATLKPGERHIYAKRDFYIDEDTWQAAAIDHYDGRGTLWRVAEAHSQYYYNHQVPWYTLESLHDLLSGRYLALGMKNEEKQSYDFSFTASESDFTPAALRQAGVR from the coding sequence ATGAAAATAACAAAGAGTCTGCTGCAAACCGGCGTCCTCGCGCTTTCCCTGCTGGCCACCAGCGTCATGGCGGCGGTGTCCGCCGAAGAGGCGGCCAAGCTCGGCACCACCCTGACTCCGCTGGGCGCGGAAATGGCCGGCAACGCCGATGGCACCATCCCCGCGTGGACCGGCGGCCTGCCGAAGAACGCCGGCACCGTCGATGCCAGGGGCTTCCTGTCGAACCCCTTCGCCAACGAAAAGCCGCTGTTCACCATCACCGCGCAGAACGTCGACCAGTACAAGGACAAGCTGACCCCCGGCCAGGTGGCGATGTTCAAGCGCTACCCCGATAGCTACAAGATGCCGGTGTACACCACCCACCGTTCGGCCACCGTGCCGGACAAGGTGATCGAGGCCACCAAGTTCAACGCCACCAACACCAAGCTGGTGGAAGGCGGCAACGGCCTGGAGAACTTCCGCACCGCCAACCCCTTCCCGATTCCGAAGGACGGCCTGGAAGCCATCTGGAACCACATCACCCGCTACCGTGGCGGCAGCGTGCGCCGCCTGGTGACCCAGGCCACCCCGCAGCCGAACGGCTCCTTCAGCCTGGTGTACTTCCAGGACGAGTTCACCTTCCGTGACCAACTGAAGGGCTACGACCCGAGCAAGGAGAGCAACGTGCTCTTCTACTTCAAGCAGCGCGTGACCGCTCCGTCGCGCCTGGCCGGTAACGTGCTGCTGGTGCACGAAACCCTCAACCAGGTGAAGGAGCCGCGCCTGGCCTGGCTCTACAACGCCGGTCAGCGCCGCGTGCGCCGTGCGCCGCAGGTGTCCTACGACGGTCCGGGTACCGCCGCCGACGGCCTGCGTACTTCCGACAACTTCGACATGTACAACGGTGCTCCGGACCGTTACGACTGGAAGCTGGAAGGCAAGAAAGAGATCTACATCCCCTACAACAGCTACGCGCTGGATGATCCGAGCCTGAAGTACAAGGACATCATCAAGGCCGGCCACATCAACCAGGACCTGACCCGCTACGAGCTGCACCGCGTATGGCACGTGGTCGCCACCCTGAAACCGGGCGAGCGCCACATCTACGCCAAGCGTGACTTCTACATCGACGAGGACACCTGGCAAGCCGCAGCCATCGACCATTACGACGGTCGTGGCACCCTGTGGCGCGTGGCCGAGGCCCACTCCCAGTACTACTACAACCACCAGGTGCCCTGGTACACCCTGGAAAGCCTCCACGACCTGCTCTCCGGTCGCTACCTGGCCCTGGGCATGAAGAACGAGGAGAAACAGTCCTACGACTTCAGCTTCACCGCTTCGGAAAGCGACTTCACCCCGGCGGCCCTGCGCCAGGCGGGCGTTCGCTAA
- a CDS encoding DUF1302 domain-containing protein, with protein sequence MTKTTTFWRLAKLPLAVSLASTLAAPAFGVTFNIGEIEGQFDSSLSVGASWSMRSADPDLIGVNNGGDGLSQTSDDGRLNFKKGETFSKIFKGIHDLELKYGDTGIFVRGKYWYDFELKDENRPFKPIDDSGRKEGAKSRGAEFLDAFVYHNYNIDDLPGSVRLGKQVVSWGESTFIGNSINSINPIDVSAFRRPGAEIKEGLIPVNMFYVSQSLTDNLSAEAFYQIEWDQTVIDNCGTFFSQPDVVADGCDNNLAVLRTQSALAGALGPISPVVQGVLANNGVTWGNPDEGVLVRRGPDRDAKDDGQFGLAMRYFADQLDTEFGAYFMNYHSRAPFFSGAAADAATFADFSPLNPNGFGPQLAQALIAAGVPPAQAAALAGQLTPTLAPLVIAGNSQYFIEYPEDIRLYGLSFSTTLPTGTAWSGEVSYRPNAPVQLNTTDILFAGLTPLNPNVSPLQGSPGSDLHGYRRKEITQFQTTFTHFFDQVMGASRLTMVGEVGVTRVGGLESSSKARYGRDPSFGPGPLPNNTCQTLNAGTLGNPNGENVSKYCEDDGFVTSTSWGYRVRAVWDYNDVFAGINLKPSVAWSHDVDGYGPNGLFTEGAKAVSLGLDAEYQNTYTANVSYTDFFGGRYNTLIDRDFLALSVGVNF encoded by the coding sequence ATGACAAAAACTACAACGTTCTGGCGCCTGGCGAAGTTGCCACTGGCCGTCAGCCTCGCTTCCACGCTCGCCGCTCCGGCATTCGGCGTGACCTTCAACATCGGTGAAATCGAAGGCCAGTTCGACTCCTCGCTGTCGGTCGGCGCAAGCTGGTCGATGCGCTCCGCCGATCCGGACCTCATCGGTGTCAACAACGGCGGGGATGGTCTGTCCCAGACCTCCGACGATGGCCGCCTGAACTTCAAGAAGGGTGAAACCTTCTCGAAGATCTTCAAGGGTATCCATGACCTTGAACTCAAGTACGGTGACACCGGCATCTTCGTCCGTGGCAAGTACTGGTACGACTTCGAACTCAAAGACGAGAACCGCCCGTTCAAGCCGATCGACGACAGCGGCCGCAAGGAAGGCGCCAAGTCCCGTGGCGCGGAATTCCTCGACGCCTTCGTCTACCACAACTACAACATCGACGACCTGCCGGGCAGCGTGCGCCTGGGCAAGCAGGTGGTGAGCTGGGGTGAAAGCACCTTCATCGGCAACAGCATCAACTCGATCAACCCGATCGACGTGTCCGCGTTCCGCCGTCCCGGCGCCGAGATCAAGGAAGGCCTGATCCCGGTCAACATGTTCTATGTGTCCCAGAGCCTGACCGACAACCTGTCGGCCGAAGCCTTCTACCAGATCGAGTGGGACCAGACCGTCATCGACAACTGCGGCACCTTCTTCTCCCAGCCGGACGTGGTCGCCGACGGTTGCGACAACAACCTGGCGGTACTGCGCACGCAATCCGCGCTGGCCGGCGCCCTCGGCCCGATCTCCCCTGTGGTGCAGGGCGTACTGGCCAACAACGGCGTGACCTGGGGCAACCCCGACGAAGGCGTGCTTGTCCGTCGCGGCCCGGACCGCGATGCCAAGGACGACGGCCAGTTCGGCCTGGCCATGCGTTACTTCGCTGACCAGCTGGACACCGAGTTCGGCGCCTACTTCATGAACTACCACAGCCGCGCGCCGTTCTTCAGCGGTGCCGCCGCCGATGCCGCTACCTTCGCCGACTTCAGCCCGCTGAACCCGAACGGCTTCGGTCCGCAACTGGCCCAGGCACTGATCGCCGCCGGTGTGCCGCCGGCACAAGCCGCCGCCCTGGCCGGCCAGCTGACGCCTACCCTGGCGCCGCTGGTGATCGCGGGTAACTCCCAGTACTTCATCGAGTACCCGGAAGACATCCGCCTGTATGGCCTGAGCTTCTCCACCACCCTGCCCACCGGCACCGCCTGGAGCGGCGAGGTCAGCTACCGCCCGAACGCGCCGGTGCAGCTGAACACCACCGACATCCTGTTCGCCGGCCTGACCCCGCTGAACCCCAACGTGTCGCCGCTGCAGGGCAGCCCGGGTTCCGACCTGCACGGTTATCGCCGCAAGGAGATCACCCAGTTCCAGACCACCTTCACGCACTTCTTCGACCAGGTCATGGGCGCCAGCCGCTTGACCATGGTGGGCGAAGTGGGCGTTACCCGCGTGGGCGGCCTGGAGAGCTCCAGCAAGGCGCGTTACGGTCGTGACCCGTCCTTCGGTCCCGGCCCGCTGCCGAACAACACCTGCCAGACCCTCAACGCCGGCACCCTGGGCAACCCCAACGGCGAGAACGTCAGCAAGTACTGCGAAGACGACGGCTTCGTCACCAGCACTTCCTGGGGCTACCGCGTTCGTGCGGTGTGGGACTACAACGACGTGTTCGCCGGTATCAACCTCAAGCCGAGCGTGGCCTGGTCCCATGACGTCGACGGTTACGGTCCGAACGGCCTGTTCACCGAAGGCGCCAAGGCCGTGAGCCTGGGCCTGGATGCCGAGTACCAGAACACCTACACCGCCAACGTGTCCTACACCGATTTCTTCGGCGGCCGGTACAACACCCTGATCGATCGCGATTTCCTCGCGCTCAGCGTTGGCGTGAACTTCTAA
- a CDS encoding fatty acid--CoA ligase, protein MLKTRIIKPADNAYVYPLLIKRLLMSGSRYEKTREIVYRDRIRYSYATFNERVARLANVLTQAGVKAGDTVAVMDWDSHRYLECMFAIPMIGAVLHTINIRLSPEQILYTMNHAEDRFVLVNSEFVPIYKSIGSQLTTVEKTLLLTDGDDHAADLPNLVGEYETLLAAASPKYDFPDFDENSVATTFYTTGTTGNPKGVYFTHRQLVLHTLSMASTIGALDSIRLMGTDDVYMPITPMFHVHAWGVPYVATMLGVKQVYPGRYEPDMLCRLIREEKVTFSHCVPTILQMVMNAPNAQGHDFGGLKMIIGGSALNRTLYEAAKARGIQLTAAYGMSETCPLISVAHLNEELLAGSEDERITYRIKAGVPVPLVEAAVMDSDGQFQPVDGESQGELVLRAPWLTYGYFNEAQKSEELWEHGWLHTGDVATLDGMGFIDIRDRIKDVIKTGGEWISSLELEDLISRHPAVREVAVVGVPDPQWGERPFALVVARDGQVLDAKVLKEHLKPFVEQGLINKWAIPSQIALVTEIPKTSVGKLDKKRIRVDIAQWQAAGSTFLSAL, encoded by the coding sequence ATGCTCAAGACCCGCATCATCAAGCCGGCCGACAACGCCTACGTCTATCCGCTGCTGATCAAGCGCCTGCTGATGTCCGGCAGCCGCTACGAGAAAACCCGCGAAATCGTCTATCGCGACCGTATCCGCTACAGCTACGCCACCTTCAACGAGCGCGTGGCGCGCCTGGCCAACGTGCTGACCCAGGCCGGGGTGAAGGCCGGCGACACGGTGGCGGTGATGGATTGGGACAGCCACCGTTACCTGGAGTGCATGTTCGCCATCCCGATGATCGGCGCGGTGCTGCACACCATCAACATCCGCCTCTCGCCGGAACAGATCCTCTACACCATGAACCACGCCGAGGACCGCTTCGTGCTGGTCAACAGCGAGTTCGTGCCGATCTACAAGTCCATCGGCAGCCAGCTGACCACGGTGGAGAAGACCCTGCTGCTCACCGATGGCGACGACCATGCTGCCGACCTGCCGAACCTGGTGGGCGAGTACGAGACCCTGCTGGCCGCGGCCAGCCCGAAGTACGACTTCCCCGACTTCGACGAGAACTCGGTGGCCACCACCTTCTATACCACCGGCACCACCGGCAATCCCAAGGGCGTCTACTTCACCCACCGGCAACTGGTGCTGCATACCCTGTCCATGGCCTCCACCATCGGCGCGCTGGACAGCATCCGCCTGATGGGCACCGACGACGTGTACATGCCCATCACCCCGATGTTCCACGTCCACGCCTGGGGCGTGCCCTACGTGGCCACCATGCTGGGGGTCAAGCAGGTCTATCCGGGCCGCTACGAGCCCGACATGCTCTGCCGCCTGATCCGCGAGGAAAAGGTCACCTTCTCCCATTGCGTGCCGACCATCCTGCAGATGGTGATGAACGCGCCGAACGCCCAGGGCCATGACTTCGGCGGCCTGAAGATGATCATCGGCGGCAGCGCGCTGAACCGCACCCTCTACGAGGCCGCCAAGGCGCGGGGCATCCAGCTCACCGCCGCCTACGGCATGTCCGAGACCTGCCCGCTGATTTCCGTGGCCCATCTGAACGAAGAACTGCTGGCCGGCAGCGAGGACGAGCGCATCACCTACCGCATCAAGGCCGGCGTGCCGGTGCCGCTGGTGGAAGCGGCGGTGATGGACAGCGACGGCCAGTTCCAGCCGGTGGACGGCGAGTCCCAGGGCGAACTGGTACTGCGCGCCCCCTGGCTGACCTACGGCTATTTCAACGAGGCGCAGAAGAGCGAGGAGCTCTGGGAACATGGCTGGCTGCACACCGGCGACGTGGCGACCCTGGACGGCATGGGCTTCATCGATATCCGCGACCGCATCAAGGATGTGATCAAGACCGGCGGCGAGTGGATCTCCTCCCTGGAGCTGGAAGACCTGATCAGCCGTCACCCGGCCGTGCGTGAAGTAGCGGTGGTGGGCGTGCCCGATCCGCAGTGGGGGGAACGTCCGTTCGCCCTGGTGGTGGCGCGTGACGGGCAGGTGCTGGATGCCAAGGTGCTGAAGGAACACCTCAAGCCCTTTGTCGAGCAAGGTCTCATCAATAAGTGGGCCATTCCCAGCCAGATCGCGCTTGTTACTGAAATTCCCAAGACCAGCGTCGGCAAGCTGGACAAGAAACGCATTCGTGTCGACATCGCCCAATGGCAGGCCGCCGGCAGCACCTTCCTCTCCGCGCTCTGA
- a CDS encoding acetyl-CoA C-acyltransferase, whose amino-acid sequence MSDIVIVSGARTPMGGFQGSLSGVSAVDLGALAIREAVSRAGIAPADVQEVIMGNVLPAGLKQGPARQAALNAGLPAATGCTTINKLCGSGMKAVMLAHDLLKAGSNSVMVAGGMESMSNAPYVLEKARTGLRMGHGEIKDHMFLDGLEDARSGRLMGSFAQETADQHGVTREDMDAYAIESLKRAQAAIADGSLAAEIVPVTVTTRKGEVVVKDDEQPLTANLDKIPGLRPAFRKDGTITAANASSISDGASALVLMTADEAARRGLKPLAKIVGHATQSQDPSEFTLAPIGAMTNLFKKTGWNKDDVDLFEINEAFAMVTMLAMREHGLDHAKVNVYGGACAQGHPVGSTGSRIIITLINALRNKGGKRGVASLCIGGGEATAVAIELL is encoded by the coding sequence ATGTCCGATATCGTGATCGTCAGTGGCGCCCGTACTCCCATGGGCGGCTTCCAGGGCAGCCTGTCCGGCGTTTCCGCCGTGGACCTTGGAGCGCTGGCCATACGCGAGGCCGTCAGCCGTGCCGGCATCGCGCCGGCCGATGTGCAGGAAGTGATCATGGGCAACGTACTGCCCGCCGGCCTCAAGCAGGGCCCGGCCCGCCAGGCCGCACTGAACGCCGGCCTGCCCGCCGCCACCGGCTGCACCACCATCAACAAGCTGTGCGGCTCCGGCATGAAGGCCGTGATGCTGGCCCACGACCTGCTCAAGGCCGGCAGCAACTCGGTGATGGTGGCCGGCGGCATGGAAAGCATGTCCAACGCCCCCTACGTACTGGAAAAGGCCCGCACTGGCCTGCGCATGGGTCATGGCGAGATCAAGGACCACATGTTCCTCGACGGCCTGGAAGATGCCCGCAGCGGCCGCCTGATGGGCTCCTTCGCCCAGGAAACCGCCGACCAGCACGGCGTGACCCGTGAAGACATGGACGCCTACGCCATCGAGTCGCTGAAGCGCGCCCAGGCCGCCATCGCCGACGGCTCCCTGGCCGCCGAGATCGTCCCGGTGACCGTGACCACCCGCAAGGGTGAAGTGGTGGTCAAGGACGACGAGCAGCCGCTGACCGCCAACCTGGACAAGATCCCCGGTCTGCGCCCGGCCTTCCGCAAGGACGGCACCATCACCGCCGCGAACGCCAGCTCCATCTCCGACGGCGCCAGCGCGCTGGTCCTGATGACCGCCGATGAAGCCGCCCGCCGTGGCCTCAAGCCCCTGGCGAAGATCGTCGGCCACGCCACCCAGAGCCAGGACCCGAGCGAGTTCACCCTGGCCCCCATCGGCGCCATGACCAACCTGTTCAAGAAGACCGGCTGGAACAAGGACGACGTCGACCTGTTCGAGATCAACGAAGCCTTCGCCATGGTCACCATGCTGGCCATGCGCGAACACGGCCTGGACCACGCCAAGGTCAACGTCTACGGCGGCGCCTGCGCCCAGGGCCACCCGGTGGGTTCTACCGGCTCGCGGATCATCATCACCCTGATCAACGCCCTGCGTAACAAGGGCGGCAAGCGCGGCGTGGCTTCGCTGTGCATCGGTGGTGGCGAGGCGACCGCGGTGGCGATCGAGCTGCTCTGA